CGGGACCGGGGCCATGCTCTTGTACCGCGGCCTCCGCGGTGAATGCATGGTTTACCGCATGCTCGGGATCGACCGGGCCGACGACCAGCAAGGCCGCCGCGGCAGTCTCGGCGTCAAGGTCGAGCGGTCGGTCTCCATGGAAGAGCCGGCGGAAAAGATCTACCGCTTCTGGCGGGATTTCCGCAACCTTCCCACCATCATGCCCAATGTGGAATCGGTCAAGGTGGACTCGCCCACGCGGTCACACTGGGTCGTGAAGGGCCCGCTGGGGACCACCGTCGAGTGGGATGCTGAGATCATCAACGACAAGCCGAACGAGCTGATCGCCTGGCGCACCGACGGCTCGCTCGTGGAGCATGCCGGGTCGGTCAACTTCGACGCGAGGCCCGACGGCACCACCCTCGTGCGCGTGGAGCTGCAATACAATCCGCCGGGTGGGGAGCTGGCGCACATGGTCGCCGCGCTCTTCGGCGCGGACCCCGGCACCCGCATCGAGGAGGACCTGGGACGCCTGAGAGACGCGCTGGGGCGCGCGCATGAAGACCGAGCCGGGCTCCAGCCCGCGACGGCCAGCGCTCTCGGCCTCCGGCCCCCCGCTGCGGATACGCGATAGTCTCGAGATATCGATGATGACGCCGGGCACTCCGGTCGAAGGGGGAGTGCCCGGCGCGGAGGCAGCACCACCGCCCGCCGCTTGACAGGGAGGACCCGGCTCCGCGATTCTCGACGGCGATGGCGACGGCCGCGACGCGTCCTGTCGATCTGCATCGCCCGGAGGTGATCGTGGACTTCACCTGCCGGGACGGCATCCTCTACGTCGTTCTCAAGAACATCGGCGCGCGCAGCGCCTACCGCGTCACCACGCGCTTCGACAAGCCCTTCTCCGGCCTGGGCGGGCGCAAGCCGATCGCCGACCTGCGGCTTTTCCGCCGCCTGGACTTCATGCCTCCGGGCAAGGAGTTCAGCCAGCTCGTCGATCCGATCACCATCTACATGAAGCGGCGCGAGCCGGCGCGGCTCACGGCCACCATCGCCTACCGGGATCGGGAGGGCGCACGGTTCGAAGATGTCATCACCCACGATCTCCGCATCTATCAGGACCTCGGCGAGGTCCGGCTCGCGCGGCCGCCCGAAGCGCGCTGAGCCGCTCACGCGACAGGGAGGATTCTCATGGCCCCACCCGCGCGGCACGATCCAGCCCCCGCCTTCAACTTCGTGGTGGAGATCGATGGAATCGCCGTGGCGGGTTTCGCGGAGTGCTCCGGGCTCTCGAGCGAGACCGATGTCATCGAGTACCGCGAGGGCAACGAGCGCACGCTCGGCGTCCGCAAGCTCCCCGGGCTCACCCGCTACGGCCCCGTCACTCTCCGGCGCGGGATCACCACCAGCCGCGAGCTCTGGGACTGGCGGCAGAGCGTGATCGACGGTCAGATCTCGCGCCGCGCCGTTGCCATCACGCTGCTGAGCGAGGGCGGCGAGGCGGTGCTGCGCTGGTTGCTGCGCGACGCCTGGATCGCCAAGTGGGAGGGCCCGCACCTCCGCGCCCGCTCCAGCGAGGTGGCCATCGAGAGCGTCGAGCTGGTCCACGAAGGCATCCGGCTCGAGTCGGCGGGCTGAGGACGAAGCGCGATGAGCGAGGTTCGGGGGTGGATCGACGCGGCCGAGAGCGTGGTGGTCTTGACGGGCGCCGGCATCTCCACCGACTCGGGCATCCCCGATTTCCGGGGCCCCCAGGGCGTGTGGACCCGAAATCCCGGGGCGGAGAAGCTCGCCACGCTGCAGAACTACGTGGCCGAGCCCGACGTGCGCAAGCGCGCGTGGCGGAGCCGCCTGGAGTCGCCGGCGTGGACGGCCGAGCCCAATGCCGGCCACCGTGCCCTCGTCACCCTCGAGCGCCGCGGCAAGCTCGACACCCTCATCACCCAGAACATCGACGGCCTCCACCAGGCGGCGGGCTCGTCGCCCGCGCGGGTGGTCGAGATCCACGGCACCATGCGCGAGGTGGTGTGCCTCGACTGCGGCGAGCGCGCGCCCATGGAGCGGGCCCTCGCTCGCGTGCGGGCGGGCGAGGAGGATCCGCCCTGCCGCTCCTGCGGGGGCATCCTCAAGTCGGCCACCATCTCCTTCGGCCAGAGCCTCGTCCCCGAAGATCTCCGACGCGCCGAGCGAGCCGCCGCCCGCTGCGATCTCATGCTCGCGGTGGGCACCAAGCTGTCCGTGTTCCCGATCGCCGGCGTGGTGCCCGTGGCCAAGCGGGCCGGCGCCCGCGTGGTCATCGTCAACGCCGAGCCCACGGAGATGGACGAGCTGGCCGACGCCGTCCTGCGCGGGTCCATCAGTCAGCTCCTTCCGCCCATCGTGGAATGACCAAGGCATCAGGAGGACATGACCGACATGCCAGCTCGTAGCGGCCAGGAGTACATCGATTCCCTGAAGAAGTGCGCGCCGAGCGTCTACCTGGGGGGCCGCCGCGTCACCGACGTCACCGCCGAGTCCATCTTTCAGGAGCCCATCCGCGCCATCGCGGAGCAGTACGACATGCAGGTCGATCCGGCCTACCGCGAGGTGATGACGTATCCGTCGCCCACCACGGGGCATCCGGTGTCCACGTCGTTCCTCATCCCCCACACGCGCGAAGAGCTCGTGAAGAAGCGCAAGCACTTCAAGCTGCGCGCCGACCACAACTTCGGCTTCATGGGCCGGGCCCCCGACTTCATGAACCAGTTCGTCACGGGATGGCACCTCATGGCCGACCGGTTTGCCCGCGCGGGCGCCCGCTTCGGAGAGAACGCCACCCGCTACTACGAGCACGTGCGCGAGCGGGATCTCTTCCTCACCCACATGCTCATCAACCCGCAGATCGACCGATCCAAGACCTCGGCGCAGCAGGAGGATCCGTTTCTCCATCTGGGCCGTGTCGGGGAGACCAGCGAGGGCATCGTCGTGCGCGGGGCCAAGATGCTGGGCACCATGGCCCCCATCACGGAGGAGGTCGCGGTGATTCCCTTCGGCGGGATACCGCCGGGGGACGACGCCTATGCCCTCGCCTTCGCCATTCCCGCGAGCACGGCCGGGCTCTCCTTCCTCTGCCGTGAGACGGTGGCGCCCCCGCCGCGGTCGCGCTTCGACCACCCGCTGTCGAGTCGCTTCGAGGAAATGGACTGCATCGCGGTGTTCGAGGACGTGCTCGTCCCCTGGGACCGCGTGATGGTCGAGGGCCGCTCGGGCAGCGGCGAGATCATCAACACGTTGGGGGCCGACTTCGGCGCTCTCCTCAACGTGCAGACGTCCGCCCGCATGCTGAGCCAGCTCGAGTTCTTCTGCGGGCTCGCCATGAGGCTGGCCGATGCCATCGGCATCACCGGCTTCCTGCACGTGCAGGAGAAGCTGGGGGAGATGCTGAGCCAGATGGAGATCGCCCGCGCCGTCTTCTACGGGGCGGAGGCGATGGCCCAGCGGCTCGACAACGGCGTGTGGGTGCCGGGCGGACACGGCCTGCGCGCCTTCCACCTGCACACGGGCAAGATCTACAGCCGCTTCGTCGAGATCGTGCAGACGCTCGCGGCCGGCGGATTCTTCTATGCGCCGAGCGAGGCCGACCTCGCTAATCCGGAGCTCCGGCCCCTGATCGACAAGTTCGTGCGCGGGCGCGCGGGCATCTCCGCCGAGGAGCGCATCGCGCTCTTCAAGCTGGCCTGGGACGTGACGGGCGAGACCTTCGGCCAGCGCATGGCGCAGTACGTGCGCTTCTACTCCGGTGACCCGATCCGGCTGACCGCGGGCTTCTACATGCAGTACGACAAGGCGCCGCTCCTCGAGATCGTCGAGCGGGCGCTGGGACGGCGCGACAGCGAGCGCATCCCGATCTCGCCGGATAACCCGGCCGGGGCCATCCCGTACCAGCCGGACACGCGCGGGATGGCGGGGACGTACGCGACAGGATCCCTGCCGACGAGGCAAGATCAGCGGGGCTGAGGGCGTGCTCGAGCTGGGCCAGGTCGTCCTCGGGGTCCGGGACCTCGAGGCGGCCACGCGTCGCCTGGAGGCCGAGGGGTTCGCGGTGCAGGACGGCGGCGTGCAATCCCGGTCTGGGCACCGCCAATCGCATCATCCCGCTAGGCGGCCAGTACCTCGAGCTGCTCGGGGTGGTGGACGAATCGCTCGCGAGCTCGAACTGGTACGGTCGCGCCCTCCTGAATCGCATCGCCGATGGAGACCGCCTCGTCCGCTGGTCCCTCCGCACCGATCGGATCGAGGAGATCGCGGGCCCGCTTGGGCTGATTCCCGAGCGGCGCTCGCGGATGCGGCCGGACGGCCGACCGCTTCACTGGCGCGCCGCGGGCCTCCAGGCCGCCGCCGAGCATGGCTGGCTCCCCTTCTTCATGCAATGGGACGACCCCGCGGAGTTTCCCGGAGCGCTGCCCA
Above is a genomic segment from Candidatus Methylomirabilota bacterium containing:
- a CDS encoding 4-hydroxyphenylacetate 3-hydroxylase N-terminal domain-containing protein, with protein sequence MPARSGQEYIDSLKKCAPSVYLGGRRVTDVTAESIFQEPIRAIAEQYDMQVDPAYREVMTYPSPTTGHPVSTSFLIPHTREELVKKRKHFKLRADHNFGFMGRAPDFMNQFVTGWHLMADRFARAGARFGENATRYYEHVRERDLFLTHMLINPQIDRSKTSAQQEDPFLHLGRVGETSEGIVVRGAKMLGTMAPITEEVAVIPFGGIPPGDDAYALAFAIPASTAGLSFLCRETVAPPPRSRFDHPLSSRFEEMDCIAVFEDVLVPWDRVMVEGRSGSGEIINTLGADFGALLNVQTSARMLSQLEFFCGLAMRLADAIGITGFLHVQEKLGEMLSQMEIARAVFYGAEAMAQRLDNGVWVPGGHGLRAFHLHTGKIYSRFVEIVQTLAAGGFFYAPSEADLANPELRPLIDKFVRGRAGISAEERIALFKLAWDVTGETFGQRMAQYVRFYSGDPIRLTAGFYMQYDKAPLLEIVERALGRRDSERIPISPDNPAGAIPYQPDTRGMAGTYATGSLPTRQDQRG
- a CDS encoding Sir2 family NAD-dependent protein deacetylase; this translates as MSEVRGWIDAAESVVVLTGAGISTDSGIPDFRGPQGVWTRNPGAEKLATLQNYVAEPDVRKRAWRSRLESPAWTAEPNAGHRALVTLERRGKLDTLITQNIDGLHQAAGSSPARVVEIHGTMREVVCLDCGERAPMERALARVRAGEEDPPCRSCGGILKSATISFGQSLVPEDLRRAERAAARCDLMLAVGTKLSVFPIAGVVPVAKRAGARVVIVNAEPTEMDELADAVLRGSISQLLPPIVE
- a CDS encoding SRPBCC family protein is translated as GTGAMLLYRGLRGECMVYRMLGIDRADDQQGRRGSLGVKVERSVSMEEPAEKIYRFWRDFRNLPTIMPNVESVKVDSPTRSHWVVKGPLGTTVEWDAEIINDKPNELIAWRTDGSLVEHAGSVNFDARPDGTTLVRVELQYNPPGGELAHMVAALFGADPGTRIEEDLGRLRDALGRAHEDRAGLQPATASALGLRPPAADTR
- a CDS encoding VOC family protein codes for the protein MGTANRIIPLGGQYLELLGVVDESLASSNWYGRALLNRIADGDRLVRWSLRTDRIEEIAGPLGLIPERRSRMRPDGRPLHWRAAGLQAAAEHGWLPFFMQWDDPAEFPGALPTRHENGARAVAWLELSTPDPGRLHR
- a CDS encoding phage tail protein, giving the protein MAPPARHDPAPAFNFVVEIDGIAVAGFAECSGLSSETDVIEYREGNERTLGVRKLPGLTRYGPVTLRRGITTSRELWDWRQSVIDGQISRRAVAITLLSEGGEAVLRWLLRDAWIAKWEGPHLRARSSEVAIESVELVHEGIRLESAG